A part of Paramisgurnus dabryanus chromosome 15, PD_genome_1.1, whole genome shotgun sequence genomic DNA contains:
- the frzb gene encoding secreted frizzled-related protein 3 has product MFSYEMFICVLAIACLLEIPRGTTAAACEPIRIPMCKTMPWNMTKMPNHLHHSTQANAVLAIEQFEGLLSTQCSPDLLFFLCAMYAPICTIDFQHDPIKPCKSVCERAKCGCEPIMKKYNHTWPESLACEELPVYDRGVCISPEAIVKAEGPDNPYQDPTKCNPEGNPDFPMDSHNVNCKGPSDRCKCKSVKLTQKTYERNNYNYVIRARVKEIRTRNHDLSAIVEVKDILKSSLVNIPRETVTLYYNSGCLCPPLNANEEYIIMGYENEERSRLLLIDASIAQKWKDKMGRKVKRWEQTRANPGRSNTRRSRQ; this is encoded by the exons ATGTTTTCCTACGAAATGTTCATCTGCGTCCTGGCCATCGCGTGTCTCCTGGAGATCCCCAGAGGCACCACGGCGGCGGCCTGCGAGCCCATCCGCATCCCCATGTGCAAAACGATGCCGTGGAACATGACCAAAATGCCTAACCATCTCCATCACAGCACCCAGGCTAACGCCGTGCTCGCCATCGAGCAGTTCGAGGGGCTTTTGAGCACCCAGTGCAGTCCGGACCTGCTGTTCTTCCTGTGCGCCATGTATGCGCCCATATGCACCATCGACTTTCAGCACGACCCCATCAAGCCGTGCAAGTCGGTGTGCGAACGGGCAAAGTGCGGCTGTGAGCCGATCATGAAGAAATACAACCATACGTGGCCGGAGAGCCTGGCATGCGAGGAGCTGCCGGTGTATGACAGAGGAGTCTGCATCTCACCTGAAGCTATAGTCAAAGCTGAGGGACCag ATAATCCTTATCAAGACCCTACAAAATGCAACCCTG AGGGAAACCCAGACTTTCCCATGGATTCACATAATGTGAACTGTAAAGGACCTAGTG ATCGTTGTAAATGCAAGTCTGTGAAACTTACCCAAAAGACTTACGAAAGGAACAATTACAATTACG TCATCCGAGCGAGGGTTAAAGAAATAAGGACTCGAAACCACGATCTGAGTGCCATCGTGGAGGTCAAAGACATTCTTAAATCTTCTCTGGTCAACATTCCTCGAGAGACAGTGACCCTTTATTATAACTCTGGGTGTCTGTGTCCTCCACTAAATGCCAATGAGGAATATATTATTATGGGTTATGAGAACGAGGAAAGGTCCAG ATTGCTGCTTATTGATGCATCTATTGCACAGAAGTGGAAGGACAAAATGGGTCGTAAAGTGAAG